CGCACCGGATAGGGCATGGGATTGGCCGCCCTGCCCATACTCGGTTTTCAGGAAATCCGCCCGTTCCTTCGGGGTGTGATTGTGCAGGAAGTAGGATAATATCCGGTATTTTCCCGATTGGTAGGAGCCTCCCCGTAAAAGATAAGCGTCCACCTCGTCCTCGGTGATAAAGGGCATGAAGCCTATGGACGGCGGTTCGCCTGCCGGAAAAGAAAGGGGTGGAATGCCTAAATCCCGTACATCCTGCAACAGGCGCGACGGACTGTGCCACAGGCGTTTGGGCGCGTCCTGGTCAGTAGAGAGGGCCGCAATATCTTCCTCCAGCCGTTCCAGTATCAGACTGTATTCCCCAAGCTCTCCCTTGTCGAGAAGCAGTTCCTTCACTTGTGCGGCGTCGGCGGGAAAGCCGCCTGTTTTGGAACGCCAGGCTTCCGGCATTTCGCGGAAATCCCGCAGATCGTCGCGGTAAAAGAACAGCAGCCGTTCGGCAAGCTCATGATGCTCGTTGTCCACGGCCTCGTCAAATACGTCATGGGCAACATATTGACCCGCGTCAAGCAGCTCTCGAATACGGACAGCGGCCTGTTCCCAGGTGATATGCACGCTGTCGCGGGCCTGAAGAGCAGACTTGCCGCGCCCCAGGGTCAGGCCGGTTTCATCAAACCAGACGGCTATCTGCTTATCGCCAAACTGAAAGCCCTTGCTGCCCTTACGATACTCCCGCGCCAGGAATTCCGCGTTCTCGGCGGGCGTTTTATCCTTCATAAAGTAGGCGGCTATATGCAAGATACTGTTTCTCTCGTTGCCGCCGTCCCGCAGAATTGCGTCCAGCTCAACGGTTGAGAGGAAGGAGCCCATCAGTGTATCGGTCAGTGGGGGGATGGCAATGGAAGCAGATGGCCTCGGTTCACTGGACGTATTCCCAACCTGGGAATATGTTTCCGCAGCGGCTTCCGGCTCCTTTTTGGGCAAAGAAATACCGCCCGGTACAGGTGGTTCCTGCTCGGGCGGTATTTCTTCCGATGTTTCGTTTAATTGTAAATCAGTTCGTTCAAAATGGTTTCCTCGGCCTGGGCTTTCAGACTGTTCATGTGGCTCACCCAGCCCATCTGATCTGTCGTTTTGTCCGGGGGCGGGTTCTTCCCGGTTAGCTCCTTCATCAGTTGTTCCATTCTCTCGTTCGCTGTCCGGTCGATCTCCCGCAGGTGGTGATACAGCTTCTCTCCGAGAAGCAGGGAATTGTACGACATGGCCCGGTGCTGTTTCAGGAAGTTTTTCCGCATCCGTCCGTATTTGCCGATTGTCTCCTCCGTCACCGGTGAAGCCTGTTCTTCCAGAATCAGATCGGGAAGCAGATAATCTCCTGCCTGGCTGTAGGTCAGCGGACGGCTGTTGTCCGTTTCTATCTCTTTGCTCATATTGGGCGCTCCTTTCGGCGGCTTTCTGCCTTTCATATTTTTTAATAACAGCCCCGATATCCTTTAAAACCTGTTCGGACAGGTCGCTGACCGCCGTGCCCAGCGCGTAAACGGCGGCAGGAGTATTAAATTCAAAAACCTTTTGAAAATCCCCGTCCTCAAAATATTCCTCCGTGTTCAGGCCACAGCGGGATATCAGGCTGTAGGCAATGCTGACGGTCAGCGCTTCCCGGAAAGCCACTTCAAGATTAAGCTCGTCATAGTCTTCCAAAAAACTGCCTTCCGCAATGTACCCGATTTCACGGGCGTTATCGTCATAATACTCCCTTGCAAGCTGAGATGCAATGTTGTAAAGGGAAGTACCCAAATCGTTCTCCACATTGTCATAGGTTTTTGCAAGGTATTCCATGACGGGCGCATGATGTTCCTCTCGAAGCTCCCATAAAAAGGGGACGCGTGCATCCTCCCGTGCGGGCTCGGTATCCGATATGTCAAAGACATACCGCAGTGCCGGGCGGTCGCCGCTGTCATCCATAAGGGCAATCCCCTTTGCGCCGCGCCGCACCCAGCGGTTCATGGGGCTGTTCCAGGTTTCGATAGGCGCGCAGGCCGTGGCGTCGGGGCGCTGGGCGTAAATCATCAGCTGGTCGGCAAAGGAATACCGGTACAGCCTTGCCGCCGTGTCCAGAAAGCGCGTCCAATTCCTGCGCCCCTGCGTAATCTGCCGGGCCTGCTGCTCCGCCAGCTGGGAATACATCTGAAATTTCGTAGCCAAATCGTGCTACACCTCCGTTTCTTCTATCATTCATAGTCCGGAGCAAGGACAAGGGCGGCGAATTCCCGGTCAGTCATGGCTTCCAACCTGCCGATTATGCCCTGCGCCAGTTCTTTCAGTTCCGGTTCCAACAGATGAGGCAGGCTCTCCCGTATCCCGGTAAGCAGTCTGCCTCTGTCGCTTGTGTCATAGACACACATGAGATTGATTTCTTCTACGGTAAAGCCCATTATTACACCTCCCGTCCGCTGTCGCGTTTCGAAGTGCCTTTCGGTTGCTTGTCTCCTGTACGGCAGCCTTTTTGCCTTCTTCCAGCCGATTTAGAACGGAGGTCTTTTTTTCAGCTTTCGGAGCGGATTTTTCCAGTGCAGCAAACTCTTTCCGCGCCACGTCAATAAATCCGTCCAGTACGGTGGGGTGGGTATTTATCGTATAATAAATGCTTCTTTCTTTGGGTATGGAAAAGCCTTTACCCCAATCCTTGTTGTAACGGGAAAAACGCCCGTCATGCTCCAGATTCTGCAAGGTGGCAGCCAATACCCAGGCTACACGCTCCGCGCCGTATTCCGCAATAACCTTCTGTGCAGCGCTATCTAAATCATACCGGTAGAGAGCATAGTTGCTGTCTTTTATGGCTTGTTCGATTGCCTGGGCACAGGCTCCATTTATACGGTTGCTGTCCCGGTAAAGGGCAAGCTCATCCTGTTGTCTTGCATAATCTGCATCCTGTTTATAAACTGGTTGATTTTCCATTCTCATACCTCCCGTTCTCCGTCGCGCTTTGGCGCGGTTTTCTGTGTGTCGGTTCCCTGGGAAACTGCTTTTTTACCTTCCTGCAATTTCGCAAGGATGGAGGGCTTTTCCGTGCGTCCGGGCTGTTTTTGTTCGTTTTTGACCGCTCTTGCAAGGTCAAGGAGAGAAATCTGCTTCCCGGGCTTAGCCTGTTCCTCCAGTTCGGAGACGGTGGGAGCAGCGGGTTCCGGTTCCTTTGGCTTTTCATAGGTTGCAAGCTGCTGTAACAGGGCTGTAGCTTCGGGCACATCGGTTTCTTCCTCGATGGCATATTGCAGCATTTCTTTCATGCCGGAAAGCTCGCCGTTTTCAATATCCCGCGCTATGGAGCGGATATTTTCCTCTTTGTCTTCCACATCATCGCGGTAGCCGTAAGTGTCAAAATTCTCGGCAAATTTATCAAGACGGGTAGCAAGCTCCATTACAGGGTCAAGTTCCGGCTGCTTCTCATTTCCCAAAAAAGCGGGCAGTTCCTTAAAGCCGAAGCTATCCACATAATGGGAAGTGCTCCCGCCGTTTCGTTGCAGGCAAACCACATCGCTGACCGATAGGCTGTGTCCCCGAAAGTCAGCGGGATGGTGCAGGTTGAATTTCTCAAAGATGCCTTCCAGCGTATCGTCAGGCGACAGGGGCGCGACATAGACCAGCTCGTAATTGGCCCGGTCTACGGTCAGGCCGTCTTTTTTCAGCTGTTCCAGCGGTGTAAAACGGTGGAAATGCAGTTCCTCGCCGCCCTTTAACTGAAAGATACCAAAGCAGTCCCTGTCACCGTACAGCAGCCCTGCTTCCCGCGATGCTTCACTGTTTCTGGAGGCGTCTTTTAACATAGCGTACTCCCGCGATGCCTGCCATTCCCCGGCCTCAATGCCGAAAATCCCGTCATGTCCGACGATTTCGTCCCGTTCAAAAACCATGGCCTCGGTGTTGTCCGGGTACAGCATGTAAACGGTATGGTCGGCGTCATACAGCGCCAACGCCCGGTCTTTCAGCAGCGGAAGCATGGAGGGGTCGGTGTAGCCGTACAGGTCGCGCTCGGACAGCTCGATAGCGGGGTCGGGCAAGAAATCGTCTGTTTCCGGTTCGACGGGCGCATCCTGCTCCTGATGCGGTGCTGCCTGTTCTGGTGTGCCGGCAACGGGCGGTACGGAGAAAACCGGTGCATCCTGCGTAGCAGACACACTCATTTCGGTGGTACGAGCGGTTTCCTCGATTTGAGCCTTCACATCATCCGGCATATCCTTGTCATAGAACGTCACACTGCGGTCAGTGGCAATATGCGCCACGGTGACGTAATCGCCGTCCTTTTCCTCCAAACGGTTCCAGACGGTCAGGCCGTTCCCCATATGACCGTAGCCCAATTCATACTGCTTTTCAGGCTTTGGTGTGTATGACGGTGCGGGGCCGGTGACGATATACTCCACGCCGCTGATTTCCTCAATATGCTGGTTGGGCTTTAATTCGGGCTCTACCGCGGGTGAAGGCTCCTGGCCTGAAACAGGAGCATCCGGCACAGGCAACGGCTCCGGCGCGGTCTCGTCCTGCTCTTTGGGTGTAAGATCAATCCCTCGCTCCTTGGCAAGCATACGGAAATTTTCATCAATGCTGTCAATAAGCTCCGCCGCCGTTTTGCGGATAATGTCCAGCGAAGCGTTCAATTCCTTTAATTCACGGGTTTTACTCCATTCGGCTAGATACCCGAAGCTGTTGGCGGCGGTTTCAATGCCGTAATACTGGCACACGGCATAGGAAACGCTTTCGGCCTCTACTTCCTCGGTGCGCCGGTCTTTTGGCTTTGCTGTCTCGTCCTCCTGCTGCAAACGCTCCAAATCGTGGAGCCTGGCATGGGCGATCTCGTGGATTATTGCCGAAACGGTCTGGATTTCACTCATTCCGGTACGGATGGCGATACTGTCTCCCATGCGGCAGATGCCGTCCGTGCCGGGTTCCAGTGGTTCAAACCGGATGGGCAGCGGAGATACGGCCCTAAGAGCGTCCAGAAAAAGCGCATAGTGCTTCACGTCGCCGGTCAAATCCTCCACCAGGCTTGGCAGAGGTTTTCCGTCTGTCTGTGATACGTCGAATACGGGAATGACCTTAAAGCGCGCAATGCGCACCTCCACTTCCTCCGTGACGGGCAATCCGTCTGCGCCGAGTATGGGACGGCGGGTATCCGGGTCAAGCTTCTGCTGTTCTTTTGTAACGGTAAAGGGCGTGGGAGCAAGGATTTTGATGCCCGTTTCGCCGCGTTTGACATACCTGCCGAATTTGGATTGCCATGCCTGGTATCCTGCCACCAGCGTGGCGTCGGGCTTCTGCATATAAATGAGCAGGGTGTTCCGGGTGCTGTAGCGGTGGAACCGGGACATGGTTTGCAGGTAGGACAAATATTTTTCACCGATAAACAGGTCTTTAACGCCCTGTTCTAGTCGGTCGGTGATTTCCTTCACCTGATTTTTTGTGCTGTTGGCCTTATCAGCCATTGTGTGCCTCCTTTCTCACATGGAAAAGAACCGGATTAACGCTCCGGCTTTCTGTGTTTAGGTTCTTTCGGTGTGGGATTGACCCGCGCGGCGGTTTTCTTTGCGGCATCCAGTTTCCCAAGCACGGATTGCTTTCCCTCCGCCTTTTGAAGCGCCGACAGCTTTTCCGCCGCCCACTCCGGCATACGGTCGGGCCGGATCACGCCGGCTATGTAATACCGTTCCCAACGCATCGCTTTGCCGGTGAACAGGTTCGTGCAGAAAACAGCAGTGCCCCGTGCATCCGGATCGCAGCCGTTGCCGCCCGTGGCAAGCAGCAGTTGATGGTCGGCAGTGCGCGCTGCGGGTGTGAGTTTTCCCGGGGCAATGACGATAAGCCGGTTTTCGTAATTCCATCCCCGGCTGCCCGATATGCAATCATCGGCGGTCAAGGGAATATTGGAAACACCGCGCAGGGCACGTTCCTTTTCAATAAGCTCAACACGCTTTGCTGTCCGGTTTAAAAATTCTTTCATGACTTCCAGATAATCGGCGCTGACCGCAATATTGGAATATACATCCACACTGAACGGGTTATCCCAGGAGCAGTCACACACCATGAACGGCTCGGCGGCAGAAGCATCCTCAGCCAGCACCACCTCGCCGCCTGAAAGGTGGATGGCATGTTTCACTTCATAATTTTCAATCATCCGTTTTTCATCAGCCATATAAAAAGCACCTCCATTTCATCCTCAAATCCGGCTGAAAACAAATACGACAACGGCAAAGCTGAAAGCGCCGACACATAAAAAGACGGCCAGGGGCACACTCCGTTGCTTTGTCGCTTTTGCGTAAATGCAGGCAGGAAGCAAGGCAAGCAGGAGGATGGCCGCAAGGGTATTCAGCCCGAAAGCAAAACCCATGGCTGCCGTCAGCTTGATGTCGCCGCCGCCCACGCCGCTGTATTTCATGGCAAGGAATAAAAGGCAGAGCCCTGGCAGAAGGCATCCCGCGATTCGTTCATACAGGACCGGGGCAGGCAGCAAAAAATCGGATGCAAGCCCGGTCAGGAGAATGGCAATCCATGTCCAGTCGGGAATGATCCGCTTTTTCAAGTCCGTAACCGCCGCCCACAGGAGGGGGATGGCGCAAAACAGCAGCACCATTACCAGTCACCTCCCGTCACGTCGTCGGAATACATGCTGTCCATTACAGGAATGGCAAGCTGTCCGCCCGTAATCCACCGGGACAGGGTGCCGCCCGGCGTATGTACATCGGTGACAAGAAGTTGTACGGTGTAGTCCTTGTCGTCGGGGAACCAGATGGGGACATACTGCTTCCGGTACTTAAAGGGAGATGCGGGATTCTCCTTGAAAACAAACAGGCCGTCTTCTTTTACTAAAGGAATGGCGGTATTATAGCGGTATTCCGGCAGATATACCTCTGCCGTCTGCGGGGCAGTAATCAGCTCCGGCCTGTCGTAGTTGGTGCTGACGGAGGCGATGACCTTGATGGAATAGCCATAGCCGGACTTGAGATATCCTTTGCCTTTTGTGGCATAATCCAGTTCTGCGCTTACCTTTAGCTCGGCATAATACTCATGCCATACAAATTTGCCGTTTTCATACCGCTGTTCCCACCATGTCACCCTGGGCTGTTCCTTCCTCTGCGGCGGGTCGGGCAGCGTCCGGCTTTCCTCCGGCTCGTCATAGGTGACATTTTTGATGACGGCCTTTTGGGTGTAGGTATTATTGGCAAAAGATGTTTCATTATTTAAATTCCGGTCAGGATTGATGGTGGCAATCAGGGTGATGTACTTATCGGCCTGGACATTGGGCGTATCCCATCTGACCGAGACGACGTTCCAGGTGTTTTGCTCCATAACCATGGCATCGACACGCTTTTTAAGTGAAAGCTCCGGGATTTCAAACAGGACGGAAACCTTTTGTCCGGGCGTAAAGTCCTTGCTTCCTTTGTTGGACACCTTGATGGTGCTGATGACTGTCTGGTTTTTCTTGTATTGGTCGGGTGTTATCCGTTGCACATCCAGGTCATAGGGACGTTCCATCACCGGAATTTCAGCATCGGACGTGTTGTTGCTTAAGGTTGTATCCGTATATTCCTGCGGTGGTGAAATAGCTGACCTGAGTTTGATGGTTGTTCCCTTCTCTCCGGCTTTTCCTTTGACAACAAAAGTCTTTGTTTCATGTGCTTCAAAGCTTGCTGTTGAGGTTACTTCCTTAACTGCCGTATTATCAACCGTAGTACTTAGGTTTGCTCCTGTCACCGCTTTGTCGGTATCATTGGTAAAGTAAACTGTAAAGCTGTATTCCTCCTGTTCGTAGATCGTTGGTGGAGAAGATATGTTAACCCATAAATCGCACAGCTTTCCTTTTGGTACATCAGGATTAACCGGTGGCTTATCCGGGTTTACAGGAGGTTTGTCCGGATTTACCGGCGGTTTGTCGGGGTTCACCGGGGGCTTATCAGGCTCTTTGGGCGGTTTATCCGGTTTATCCGGTGGATTATCAGGATTTGTCGGCTTGTTAGGTGTTCTCTCAATAACGGTGATCTTTGAAGTTGCGGTGTTATTGCTTGGATTCTCATCTATAAAGCCCTCCGGGACACCGATATTTGCCCAAAGCCTGTACACTTCGCCCTTGTTCCCTGCCTTGTCTGTGATTGTAAATGATTTTGTTTCCTGGGGTTTGAAGCTGCAGGTCTTCGGAATTTGTTCCAAAGCAGAATCGTTATTCGTCCCCTGTAACATCACGTTTGTAAGCTCCTTATCGGAACTGTTCGTGAAGCTGACTGTAAAGCTGTAAGTCTCATGCTCATATACAGTCGGTGGTGCAAGAATGCTTGCAGACAGGTTACACATCTTTTTCGGCTCAGGTTTGTCATCAGGAGGGACAGGATTATCCGGATTGTCCTTCGGTCCCGGTGGATTCGTCGGCTTCGGAGCAGGCTTGTCAATCACTCTGATGTCTGCCATGGCTGTATTGTTGGAAAGGTTGGCGTCGATAAAACCATCCGGTACGCCGATATTTGCCCACAAGTGTATCACATCGGCTTTAGTGTCGGCTGTGCGCTTTATGGTGTAGGTCTTGCTCTCATTGGGTGAAAAATCCTGTATAGCAGGGATTTCCTTGATCAAAACGCTGTCTACCGTGCCTTTGAGGGATACGTCATAGGCCGGACTTTTCCCGCTGTTCATGTAAATCACGGTAAAGGAATAGCTATCCCCCCGGTATACCGTAGCAGGGGCGCGGATGGCAACCGACAGGTCGTTTCCGTCACAGGCCTTGAACTTGAAATAGAAGTTTGTCATCGGAATTTTGTAATTGATTTTTTGTATAATACTGGTCTGGGTTTTGCTTTCTCCATCGGTATATTCGGTGCTTTCCGGCGTGTAATTCCATTCAAGGCCGCAATAGATGAAGTTTCGGGACAAGGGAATATCATCTTTCGCAAAAGTAACGGATGTGGTTTGATAGGGATAGAGCAGTATCGGTACTCCTTTGTCCTGAGCGGTGAGCGTACCGTAAACCTCTTTCTTGCTCTCGTCGCACCAGGTCGCGTCTATATCTATTTTTACCGGGGCTTGATAGGACAGCGCTGTATTCCGCATGGTTTCAAAGGCAACCAGTGCTTTTTTCGTCCATCCGTAATGGGTGGTCAGTGCTTCAAAATCCGTGTTTGTATCATAGATACCGTAAACTTCGCCTGTTGAGATATTGTGAATTTTCACCACGAGGCTTCCTTTTAAGGTATAGGTGCCGCCGTCCTGTCTGCCGATCCAGGCGGCAATGCGTTCCTGCTCATAATCGGCTACGGTATTGGCGTTTACAAGGTCGATGCGCTGGGGCTCCGGGAAGGACTTTAAAAGCGTATCGCCTTCATAAATCCTGGTCACGTTCATGCCGATGGTGCGGTATCGGGTGTCGTAGGTTGCCCGAACCTGAAACACCACGTTGACCGTAACCGTCATGATAGCCCCCTGGTCGGTTTTTGCCGTAATGGTATAGGGGCCGCATTTTTCCTTGCTTTCCACCGCCAGGGTATAATCGGGCGGTATCATCCGGCCCCCGCCGCCGTATTCCAGTTTTATTTCCGTCAGCGCTCCGGTGGACGCCGTGACGCTGATGGGGATTTCAGCCGGGAACTGCTCCACGGCCACCACACCGCTTTCATTGGTCAGGCTGTCTATGGGGGAAGCCACATGGATTTGTATATCGCTGTCTGACGCGGCAAACGCCTTGGTGGAAAAGAGCAGGCAGCAGACAAACATCAGCGGCAGGACTAACAAATATTTTCGTTTCATTCGGAACCTCCTTCCGTAATTCGCGTGTTGACGCTGGATATGCTAAAGGGAAACCGCACTTCTCCGGTCAGGAAGCTGAAAATGCTGCGGGTTCTAAGCTCCCCGTCCAGCGTCAGCCGGGGCGGGCTTTCCGTCGCATGGATGCTTTGAATTTCAAGCCGGTAGTTCCATTCCTCACCGGCATATTTGTTCATCTCCGAATCCAGCCCCATGCTTTCATGCAGGTACTCATACAGCTTTTCTTCTGCGGCCTCCGTATCCAGCAGGGCATAGCCGTCCCTGCGGTATTCGTCGCGCATGGCGTACTCCACGGAGCTGTTTACACCCCGCTGGAGCACATATTCCACCTGCTGGTACAGGCTTTCCATGCGGAAATATTCGATTAAAATGGCCGATAACGTAAGAATAAAAAAGACGAGAATAAGAATGAACACAAAGGCGTCACCCCTGCAGTTTTTCAGTATCCCTTTGATTTTTCCCATGGCATTAACCTCCTTTCCGGTGTGCTCACTCTGCGAGCTTCCAATATTTTTCCGACATTCCGGTAATACTGACTTTCATGGGAATCCGTATTTCTACGGGTGGTGCAAAGCTTGGCGTGAAAATGGTAAAGGGATAGCTGTAGGTCATGGTGACGGTAAAGGTATCCCGCAGCTGGATTTTCTGATCCTCACAATATGATACATTTTCAACGGTCATTTCCGGCGATAGGTCGGTCTGCTGCTTGAGCCTGTAAAACACGTCATAGGCCCGGTCGGAAACCTGCCCCTCCAGTTCTACCACACGGACAACGCGGCGGCAGACATGGTTCAGGTTTAGATATGTGGTAAAAACGCTTAAAAAGCTCATGACCGTAACCATGAGCGATAGCACTACAAGAGTTTTTATGATTAAATCGAAGTAGCTGCTGCCTTTCTTATCGGAAAGCAGCTTTTGAAAGGACAACGGGGGAGAAAATCTCCCCCGTATGCCCCGGTGCCTGCTGTTCATTGGCCTTGCACCTCCTGTTTCTGTAAATTTGCCTTTGAAACGCTCATCAGCTGAGCAGACCGGTGATTTTGGTTACGATATTGTTCCAGATTGTGGTGATAGAGCTTTGATACAGGGTCATGAATACAGCGCCTACCACTACAACAACCAGCACCACAATGAGCCAGCCGGTCATCTGGTCGCCGCTGGGGTTCATTAGTGTGTTCCCAGCCTTCACAGCCATCATCTGGATTTTGTTTTTCATTGTCTTAAACATAGTACATACCTCCGTAAATATATATTTTTGATTAAAGAAGTGGAGAGAACTGTGTGCCCCCTCCCGAACCGGCAAGTATTAAGCCGTCCGCTATTTCAGCAGATTGGTGATCTTGGCAACGATATTATTCCAGATTGTGGTGATAGAGCTCTGATAAAGCGTCATGAACACCGCACCCACCACTACAACGGCACTACAATGAGCCAACCGGTCATCTGGTCACCGCTCGGATTCATCAGTGTGTTCCTGGCCTTCACAGCCACCGTCTGGATTTTGTTTTTCATAGTCTTGAACATAGTACATACCTCCATTTAATTTGTTTTTTGATTTTGAGTAAGGAAAAGGAGGGAACTGTGTGCTCCCTCCCGAACAAGGATTAAGCCGTCTGCTAGTTCAGCAAGCCGGTGATTTTGGAAACAATACTGTTCCAAATCTGTGTGATGGAGCTTTGGTAGAGCGTCATAAACACCGCACCCACAACTACAACAATCAGTACAACGATGAGCCAGCCGGTCATCTGATCGCCGTTCTGGTTCATCAATGCATTCTGGGCCTTCATGGCCGCCATCTGGATTTTGTTTTTCATTGTCTTAAACATAGTACATACCTCCGTAAATTTGATTTTGAATAAAAGAAAAAGGGAAGCTGCTGCTTCCCATGACATTGTGCCGTTAAGCCAGGCTTAGCCTAACAAGCCGGTGATTTTGGAAACAATGCTGTTCCAGATTGTGGTGATTGAACCCTGGTACAGGGTCATGAACACCGCACCTACTACCACGACAACCAGTACCACGATGAGCCAGCCGGTCATCTGATCGCCGCTGGGATTCATCAGTGCGGTTTTCGCTCTCCAAAGAGCGTTTGACATGTATTTTCTCATGGAAATCGTCCTCCTTTCTGCTGGATTTTTCATTACAGTTTTGATGCTTTGCATGGGTCATACCTCCTAAGATTGTATTTGAAAAGGGGCATTGCCCCGTTTTCACGGATTAGAAAAGGCCCCCCATGGAACGGATCAGGTGGGAGCCAATGACATAAAGCAGGCTTACAATGGTGATAGCTACAAGGGGGATACTGGCAATTTTCACTCTGCGGGGCAGGGTATCCAGTTTCTTTTTCATTGCTTCTTTGGCCTTGATGTCCATATCCCGTGCCAGGTAGGAAAGCGCCTCCCCCTGATGTTCCCCCCGGTACAGGCCGATCAGGGCGTTGACCAGAAAAGAAACGTCGGTGATGCCAAGGCGTTCGTTGAAGCTGCGCAGGGCGGTTTCAATGTCCTTTGCCTTCATTTCCATGACAAGGATCGCCACGTCCTCCTGGAAAGCGTCGCTTGCCACCTTGAGATAATCCTCGAAAATCTGGATTAAATCCACCTGCACCACCAGGCGGCTGCCGTCGTGCCGGTTGTCCTCCAGCCGGTACAGGATGGAGCGCACAAAGCCCGGCAGTTCCAT
The window above is part of the Desulfitibacter alkalitolerans DSM 16504 genome. Proteins encoded here:
- a CDS encoding TnpV protein, with translation MKGRKPPKGAPNMSKEIETDNSRPLTYSQAGDYLLPDLILEEQASPVTEETIGKYGRMRKNFLKQHRAMSYNSLLLGEKLYHHLREIDRTANERMEQLMKELTGKNPPPDKTTDQMGWVSHMNSLKAQAEETILNELIYN
- a CDS encoding transposon-transfer assisting family protein: MGFTVEEINLMCVYDTSDRGRLLTGIRESLPHLLEPELKELAQGIIGRLEAMTDREFAALVLAPDYE
- a CDS encoding DUF3849 domain-containing protein, whose amino-acid sequence is MENQPVYKQDADYARQQDELALYRDSNRINGACAQAIEQAIKDSNYALYRYDLDSAAQKVIAEYGAERVAWVLAATLQNLEHDGRFSRYNKDWGKGFSIPKERSIYYTINTHPTVLDGFIDVARKEFAALEKSAPKAEKKTSVLNRLEEGKKAAVQETSNRKALRNATADGRCNNGLYRRRNQSHVCL
- a CDS encoding YodL domain-containing protein; translated protein: MADKANSTKNQVKEITDRLEQGVKDLFIGEKYLSYLQTMSRFHRYSTRNTLLIYMQKPDATLVAGYQAWQSKFGRYVKRGETGIKILAPTPFTVTKEQQKLDPDTRRPILGADGLPVTEEVEVRIARFKVIPVFDVSQTDGKPLPSLVEDLTGDVKHYALFLDALRAVSPLPIRFEPLEPGTDGICRMGDSIAIRTGMSEIQTVSAIIHEIAHARLHDLERLQQEDETAKPKDRRTEEVEAESVSYAVCQYYGIETAANSFGYLAEWSKTRELKELNASLDIIRKTAAELIDSIDENFRMLAKERGIDLTPKEQDETAPEPLPVPDAPVSGQEPSPAVEPELKPNQHIEEISGVEYIVTGPAPSYTPKPEKQYELGYGHMGNGLTVWNRLEEKDGDYVTVAHIATDRSVTFYDKDMPDDVKAQIEETARTTEMSVSATQDAPVFSVPPVAGTPEQAAPHQEQDAPVEPETDDFLPDPAIELSERDLYGYTDPSMLPLLKDRALALYDADHTVYMLYPDNTEAMVFERDEIVGHDGIFGIEAGEWQASREYAMLKDASRNSEASREAGLLYGDRDCFGIFQLKGGEELHFHRFTPLEQLKKDGLTVDRANYELVYVAPLSPDDTLEGIFEKFNLHHPADFRGHSLSVSDVVCLQRNGGSTSHYVDSFGFKELPAFLGNEKQPELDPVMELATRLDKFAENFDTYGYRDDVEDKEENIRSIARDIENGELSGMKEMLQYAIEEETDVPEATALLQQLATYEKPKEPEPAAPTVSELEEQAKPGKQISLLDLARAVKNEQKQPGRTEKPSILAKLQEGKKAVSQGTDTQKTAPKRDGEREV
- a CDS encoding prepilin peptidase yields the protein MVLLFCAIPLLWAAVTDLKKRIIPDWTWIAILLTGLASDFLLPAPVLYERIAGCLLPGLCLLFLAMKYSGVGGGDIKLTAAMGFAFGLNTLAAILLLALLPACIYAKATKQRSVPLAVFLCVGAFSFAVVVFVFSRI
- a CDS encoding DUF4320 family protein gives rise to the protein MNSRHRGIRGRFSPPLSFQKLLSDKKGSSYFDLIIKTLVVLSLMVTVMSFLSVFTTYLNLNHVCRRVVRVVELEGQVSDRAYDVFYRLKQQTDLSPEMTVENVSYCEDQKIQLRDTFTVTMTYSYPFTIFTPSFAPPVEIRIPMKVSITGMSEKYWKLAE